The following coding sequences lie in one Anguilla rostrata isolate EN2019 chromosome 8, ASM1855537v3, whole genome shotgun sequence genomic window:
- the LOC135261428 gene encoding phosphatidylinositol-3-phosphatase SAC1-B yields the protein MATAYQSFNLHTTPEKFYVEACDDGTNDVLAIDRVSTEMTLTGRKDIPPSAVTRPICGIMGTIRLVAGMYLIVITKKRKVGDLFGHAVWKAVDFDVISYKKTVLHLTDTQTQDNKTFLSMINNVLTTDGFYFATDYDLTHTLQRLSNTSPDFQEMSLLERADQRFVWNGNLLREFIAQPELHRFAFPVIHGFIAMKSCCINGKIFDWMIISRRSCFRAGVRYYVRGIDSEGHAANFVETEQIVQYNGGKASFVQTRGSMPFFWSQRPNLKYKPKPQIGKNTNHLDGFQRHFDSQIITYGKQVILNLVNQKGSEKPLEQAFARMVSNLANGMIKYIAFDFHQECSRMRWDRLQILVDAASEMQDDFGYFMVDADGKVLIQQEGTFRSNCMDCLDRTNVIQSLLARRSLQSQLQRLGVLHVGQRVEEQADFEKIYKNAWADNANACAKQYAGTGALKTDFTRTGKRTQWGLVMDGWNSMIRYYKNNFSDGFRQDSIDLFLGNYAVDEADGHTPLHVQKDWKFLTLPIIMVVAFSMCIICLLMAGDTWTETLAYVLFWGSASATTAAVILFNGKEFVDAPKLVQKEKMD from the exons ATGGCGACCGCCTACCAGAGCTTCAATTT GCACACCACCCCTGAGAAGTTCTACGTCGAGGCCTGCGATGACGGCACCAATGACGTCCTGGCCATTGACAGGGTGTCCACAGAGATGACACTCACAG GGAGAAAGGACATCCCTCCATCAGCGGTCACCCGGCCCATTTGTGGGATCATGGGAACTATTCGGCTGGTGGCAG GGATGTACCTCATTGTCATCACCAAGAAGAGGAAGGTTGGGGACCTGTTCGGTCACGCCGTGTGGAAGGCGGTCGACTTTGACGTCATCTCCTACAAAAAGACCGTGCTGCATCTGACCGACACTCAG ACGCAGGACAACAAGACCTTTCTGTCGATGATCAACAACGTCTTGACCACAGACGGATTCTACTTTGCCACTGACTATGACCTCACCCACACTCTGCAGCGCTTGTCCAACACCAGCCCCGACTTCCAGGAGATGAGTCTGCTGGAAcgg GCAGATCAGAGATTTGTGTGGAATGGGAACCTCCTGAGGGAGTTCATCGCACAGCCAGAG CTACACAGGTTTGCCTTCCCAGTTATCCATGGAT TCATCGCTATGAAGTCCTGCTGCATTAATGGGAAGATCTTTGACTGGATGATCATCTCCAGAAGGAGTTGTTTCCGGGCAGGCGTGCGATACTATGTGAGAG GCATTGACTCGGAGGGACATGCTGCTAACTTTGTGGAGACTGAGCAAATTGTCCAGTACAATGGGGGAAAGGCTTCATTTGTGCAG ACTCGAGGATCCATGCCTTTCTTCTGGTCCCAGAGGCCCAACCTGAAGTACAAGCCCAAACCCCAGATCGGCAAAAACACCAATCAT TTGGATGGCTTCCAAAGACATTTTGACTCCCAGATCATCACCTATGGGAAACAAGTGATTTTAAACCTG GTCAACCAGAAGGGGTCGGAGAAACCCCTCGAGCAGGCCTTTGCTAGGATGGTGTCCAATCTGGCCAACGGCATGATAAA GTACATAGCGTTTGACTTCCACCAGGAGTGCAGTCGGATGAGGTGGGACCGGCTCCAGATCTTGGTGGACGCCGCGTCTGAAATGCAGGATGACTTTGG CTACTTCATGGTGGATGCGGATGGGAAGGTGCTGATTCAGCAGGAAGGCACATTCCGCAGCAACTGCATGGACTGCCTGGACCGGACCAACGTCATCCAGAGCCTGCTGGCCCGCCGCTCGCTGCAGTCCCAGCTACAG AGACTGGGCGTGCTGCACGTGGGCCAGCGCGTGGAGGAGCAGGCCGACTTCGAGAAGATCTACAAGAACG CGTGGGCCGACAACGCCAACGCCTGCGCCAAGCAGTACGCCGGAACCGGGGCGCTCAAGACCGACTTCACCCG GACAGGGAAGAGGACCCAGTGGGGACTGGTGATGGACGGCTGGAACTCCATGATCAGATACTACAAAAATAACTTCTCTGATGGCTTTAGACAA GACTCTATTGATCTGTTCTTGGGGAACTACGCTGTAGATGAGGCGGATGGACACACACCGCTCCACGTCCAGAAAGACTGGAAGTTCCTGACG CTCCCTATCATCATGGTGGTCGCATTCTCCATGTGCATAATTTGCCTTCTCATGGCTG